In one Corythoichthys intestinalis isolate RoL2023-P3 chromosome 16, ASM3026506v1, whole genome shotgun sequence genomic region, the following are encoded:
- the LOC130904638 gene encoding piggyBac transposable element-derived protein 2-like produces the protein MILSWSSFVKLFRQTRITKCLPTIFSLQHRWCSTFFNERSTLWELCVAIAWLGVSLKMRKVLPRQEEDLLTPGWKKEERLAIVKWYDNKSVILISSYCVVEPQDTVRRWSKADKKFLEVRWPHIVREYNTLMGGVDLLDGCIARCKYHMRSRRWYLYLFWHSIMLGLVNAGLIYRRDCKLLGVKNTLRQKSFQAEVATSLILTQTRRGRPSLSEASPSPPPPPKRVRVGVPDDVRSDQVAHWHLKCEKRGRCKLCKVYATTTLCEKCDVCLCLTEERNCFKFYHLA, from the coding sequence ATGATTTTGTCGTGGTCAAGCTTTGTGAAACTCTTCCGTCAGACCAGAATTACAAAGTGTTTGCCGACAATCTTTTCTCTTCAGCACCGCTGGTGCTCAACCTTCTTCAACGAAAGATCTACTTTGTGGGAACTCTGCGTGGCAATCGCTTGGCTGGGTGTCAGCTTGAAGATGAGAAAAGTCTTGCCAAGACAGGAAGAGGATCTATTGACGCCAGGgtggaaaaaagaagaaaggcTGGCCATTGTCAAGTGGTATGACAACAAATCTGTTATCTTGATCTCATCCTACTGTGTAGTTGAGCCTCAAGATACCGTCCGACGCTGGAGCAAAGCAGACAAGAAATTTTTAGAGGTCAGATGGCCACACATTGTAAGGGAGTACAACACGCTCATGGGAGGAGTAGATCTCCTTGATGGATGCATTGCAAGGTGCAAGTACCACATGAGGTCACGGAGGTGGTACCTGTACTTGTTCTGGCACAGCATCATGTTAGGTCTGGTTAATGCAGGGTTGATCTACCGCCGTGACTGTAAACTACTTGGTGTCAAAAATACACTGCGACAAAAGAGCTTCCAGGCGGAAGTTGCCACTAGCCTCATTCTTACGCAGACACGAAGAGGCCGACCATCACTTAGCGAAGCATCTCCGtcaccacccccaccccccaagaGAGTTCGTGTTGGAGTTCCAGATGATGTTCGCTCTGATCAAGTTGCACACTGGCATCTGAAATGTGAAAAACGTGGACGCTGCAAACTCTGCAAAGTTTACGCAACTACCACCCTCTGTGAGAAATGTGATGTGTGTCTTTGCCTCACCGAGGAACGAAACTGTTTCAAGTTTTACCATTTGGCATAG